The following coding sequences lie in one Thalassoglobus polymorphus genomic window:
- a CDS encoding serine/threonine protein kinase, which translates to MEFLKRLFNKEPRIEKVDVEKRFQLLTRVGQGSMSKVWKATDPRNNDLVAVKVLDRAKLARLQQRFVGLDKPSEGQIASVLNHPNVARTISHGITTNNEEFLVMEFIEGDSMSYLVETQNARMKENCIWYCIQLGEGLNYLHTNDWIHRDLCPRNIVVTKDDLVKIIDFGLMVPNTPEFRRPGNRTGTANYMAPELILRQPTDQRIDIFSYAVTCYEMYTGELPWPAADTMESVLHHVNQPPEDIRQYLPDLDEQIANAIMTGLEKKPDDRWRTVQRMVNEFREAGDRLYPDQ; encoded by the coding sequence ATGGAATTCTTGAAACGTCTCTTCAACAAGGAGCCTCGTATCGAGAAGGTCGATGTCGAGAAGAGATTCCAGCTTCTGACACGCGTCGGACAAGGGAGTATGTCGAAGGTCTGGAAGGCAACAGATCCTCGCAACAATGATCTTGTCGCCGTCAAAGTTTTAGACCGGGCAAAACTGGCTCGCCTGCAGCAGCGCTTCGTCGGTCTGGACAAACCGTCTGAAGGGCAAATTGCTTCGGTACTCAATCACCCGAATGTTGCCAGAACAATTAGCCACGGAATCACGACAAACAACGAAGAATTTCTTGTCATGGAGTTCATCGAGGGCGATAGCATGAGCTACCTCGTGGAAACCCAAAACGCCAGAATGAAAGAAAATTGTATCTGGTATTGTATTCAGTTGGGCGAGGGACTGAATTACCTGCACACCAACGACTGGATTCATCGCGACCTCTGCCCACGGAACATCGTGGTAACCAAAGATGATCTTGTGAAAATCATCGACTTCGGACTGATGGTTCCGAATACACCTGAGTTTCGAAGACCCGGAAACCGAACCGGAACTGCCAACTACATGGCCCCGGAACTCATCCTCCGGCAACCAACGGACCAGCGGATTGACATCTTCTCTTACGCCGTCACTTGCTACGAGATGTACACAGGGGAACTCCCCTGGCCCGCTGCCGACACGATGGAAAGCGTCTTGCATCACGTCAACCAACCACCGGAAGACATCCGCCAGTACCTTCCCGATCTGGACGAACAAATCGCCAATGCAATCATGACCGGTCTCGAGAAAAAACCCGATGACCGCTGGCGAACAGTGCAACGAATGGTCAACGAATTTCGAGAAGCGGGCGACCGACTCTATCCAGACCAGTAA